One Paenibacillus riograndensis SBR5 DNA segment encodes these proteins:
- a CDS encoding IMP dehydrogenase, whose amino-acid sequence MAYYYDQPSRTFSEFLLVPNLTTKECIPGNVDLRTPVTKFRKGETPALTMNLPVTSAVMQAVSDHNMAIALAKSGGISFIYGSQSVEQQVEMVRRVKKFKAGFVLSDSNLRPEDTLKDVLELKARSGHSTIAITDNGEPTGQLMGIVTSRDYRENRLPPDCRITEFMTPLSSLIYAREGITLTEANDMIWDHKLNCLPIVNSSGNLVHLVFRKDYDSHQEYPLELHDSNKQLIVGAGINSRDYKERVPALVEAGADVLCIDSSDGYSEWQAETIHYIKETFGDNVKVGAGNVVDKEGFLYLVEAGADFIKVGIGGGSICITREQKGIGRGQASSVIEVAAARQEYYEQTGIYVPICSDGGIVHDYHIVLALAMGADFVMLGRYFARFDESPGRKLLVGGNFVKEYWGEGSSRARNWQRYDFGNADKESKLEFEEGVDSFIPYAGRLKDNLDLSISKIKSTMCNCGALTIPQLQQQAKITLVSSTTIYEGGAHDVMLKEKDRSSS is encoded by the coding sequence ATGGCTTACTATTATGATCAGCCGTCCAGAACATTCAGCGAGTTCCTGCTGGTACCTAATCTAACGACCAAAGAATGCATTCCGGGAAATGTGGATCTTCGAACGCCGGTGACCAAATTCCGCAAGGGAGAAACGCCCGCCCTAACCATGAACCTGCCTGTAACTTCTGCCGTGATGCAGGCCGTATCCGACCACAACATGGCCATTGCCCTGGCCAAAAGCGGCGGCATCTCCTTCATCTATGGCTCGCAATCGGTCGAACAGCAGGTCGAAATGGTCCGCAGGGTTAAAAAGTTCAAGGCCGGCTTCGTGCTCAGCGACTCCAATCTGCGCCCGGAGGATACGCTGAAGGATGTGCTGGAGCTGAAAGCCCGCAGCGGCCATTCAACCATCGCCATTACTGACAACGGGGAGCCCACAGGCCAGCTGATGGGCATCGTGACCAGCCGTGATTACCGTGAGAACCGTCTTCCGCCGGATTGCAGGATCACCGAGTTCATGACGCCACTGTCTTCGCTGATCTATGCCCGGGAAGGCATCACCCTGACCGAAGCCAATGACATGATCTGGGACCATAAGCTGAACTGTCTGCCGATTGTGAACAGCAGCGGTAATCTGGTACACCTCGTCTTCCGCAAGGATTATGACAGCCACCAGGAGTACCCGCTGGAGCTGCATGACAGCAACAAGCAGCTGATCGTCGGCGCAGGCATCAACTCCAGAGATTATAAGGAACGCGTTCCGGCGCTTGTGGAGGCAGGGGCGGATGTGCTCTGCATCGATTCCTCGGACGGTTATTCCGAATGGCAGGCGGAAACGATACACTATATTAAGGAAACGTTTGGGGACAATGTAAAGGTTGGGGCAGGCAATGTCGTGGACAAAGAAGGCTTCCTCTACCTGGTCGAAGCGGGTGCGGACTTCATCAAGGTCGGCATTGGCGGCGGCTCGATCTGCATTACCCGTGAACAAAAAGGCATCGGCCGCGGCCAGGCCTCCTCGGTCATCGAAGTTGCCGCAGCCCGCCAGGAATATTATGAACAGACGGGCATTTACGTCCCAATCTGCTCCGACGGCGGCATCGTGCATGACTACCATATCGTGCTTGCCCTTGCGATGGGAGCCGACTTTGTTATGCTGGGCCGCTATTTCGCCCGATTCGACGAGAGTCCGGGCCGCAAGCTGCTGGTCGGCGGCAACTTCGTCAAGGAATATTGGGGCGAAGGCTCCAGCCGGGCCCGCAACTGGCAGCGGTACGACTTCGGCAACGCCGACAAGGAGAGCAAGCTGGAGTTCGAGGAAGGTGTGGATTCCTTCATTCCATACGCCGGACGCCTCAAAGACAACCTCGATCTCAGCATCAGCAAAATCAAATCCACCATGTGCAACTGCGGCGCACTGACCATTCCGCAGCTGCAGCAGCAGGCGAAGATCACCCTCGTCTCCTCCACCACCATTTACGAAGGAGGGGCACATGATGTTATGCTGAAGGAGAAGGACAGATCCTCCTCCTGA
- a CDS encoding precorrin-2 dehydrogenase/sirohydrochlorin ferrochelatase family protein has protein sequence MVRYLPIMLDVQDQRVVVIGGGAVAERKVGALVEAGAAVVLVSPLLTEALATLAEAGRLSWISRPYAPGDIRGAFLVYAASNEAAVNEAVAQEARSLGLPVNVASRSEAGSFITPGVLRRGRLTVAVSTSGAGPSAAARITEQLAEILGEEYEPYLDWLHDLRTEIKRRELSPELRRSLLRRVGNLDVLNEMRRGTFIEWSADDIDNWITRNLEV, from the coding sequence ATGGTGAGGTATTTGCCTATTATGCTGGATGTGCAGGACCAGCGTGTGGTTGTCATTGGCGGCGGCGCGGTCGCGGAGCGCAAGGTGGGCGCCCTTGTCGAAGCCGGAGCGGCGGTGGTTCTGGTCAGCCCATTGCTGACAGAAGCGTTAGCTACACTGGCTGAAGCGGGGCGGCTGAGCTGGATCAGCCGCCCCTATGCCCCCGGAGACATACGGGGGGCATTCCTGGTCTACGCCGCCAGCAATGAGGCGGCGGTGAATGAGGCGGTGGCCCAGGAGGCGCGCAGCCTGGGCCTTCCGGTGAATGTGGCCAGCCGGTCCGAGGCTGGCAGCTTCATTACCCCTGGCGTGCTTCGCCGGGGGAGGCTGACGGTCGCCGTGTCCACTTCAGGCGCGGGACCGTCGGCAGCTGCGAGGATCACGGAGCAGCTGGCTGAGATATTGGGCGAGGAATACGAGCCCTACTTGGACTGGCTGCACGACCTGCGCACAGAAATCAAGCGCAGAGAGCTGTCGCCGGAGCTGCGCAGAAGCCTTCTGCGCAGGGTCGGAAATCTCGATGTGTTGAATGAGATGCGACGGGGCACCTTTATAGAGTGGAGCGCGGACGACATCGACAACTGGATCACCCGCAACCTTGAAGTGTAG
- the hemL gene encoding glutamate-1-semialdehyde 2,1-aminomutase, with amino-acid sequence MSNLPLARREEASRKAFEEAKQYIPGGVNSPVRAFKSVGLTPVYADHGAGSRIYDIDGNSFIDYVCSWGPLIMGHAHPEVVKALQETAVKGTSFGAPTLLETEMAKTVVGRVHSVDIVRMVNSGTEATMSAIRLARGYTGRSKILKFEGSYHGHADSLLIKAGSGVATLGLPDSPGVPEGVAVNTITVPYNDLEGVKIAFERYGNEIAAVIVEPIAGNMGVVPPLPGFLEGLRKVTTGYGALLIFDEVMTGFRVNRGCAQGLFGIEPDLTCFGKVIGGGLPVGAYGGKRELMEQIAPTGPIYQAGTLSGNPLAMAAGLTTLKLLTPEVYDRLESLGARLEAGLRRNAADTGIPLTINRVGSMVCPFFTEGPVTNYDTAKASNLNHFRAYFGKMLDQGISVPPSQFEGMFVSAAHSEQDIDDTLEAHYQALKSL; translated from the coding sequence ATGAGCAATTTGCCTTTGGCGCGGCGGGAAGAGGCTTCCCGCAAGGCTTTTGAAGAAGCGAAGCAGTATATCCCCGGCGGGGTGAACAGTCCGGTCCGGGCGTTCAAATCCGTGGGTTTGACACCGGTGTACGCGGATCATGGCGCGGGTTCGCGCATTTACGATATCGACGGCAACAGCTTTATTGACTACGTCTGCTCATGGGGACCGCTGATTATGGGACATGCCCACCCTGAAGTGGTCAAGGCGCTGCAGGAGACGGCAGTCAAAGGGACGAGCTTCGGCGCGCCGACACTGCTGGAAACGGAAATGGCCAAAACCGTCGTCGGCCGCGTTCATTCGGTGGATATCGTGCGCATGGTTAATTCCGGTACGGAAGCTACGATGAGTGCAATCCGCCTGGCCCGGGGGTATACCGGACGCAGCAAAATCCTCAAGTTCGAAGGCTCCTACCACGGCCATGCCGACAGTCTGCTGATCAAGGCCGGTTCGGGTGTCGCTACGCTCGGACTGCCGGATAGTCCCGGCGTGCCTGAAGGTGTGGCTGTGAATACGATTACTGTGCCTTACAACGACCTGGAAGGGGTCAAAATCGCCTTCGAACGCTACGGCAACGAGATCGCCGCTGTGATTGTTGAGCCTATTGCCGGGAATATGGGGGTCGTACCGCCGCTGCCGGGATTTCTGGAGGGTCTGCGCAAGGTGACTACGGGGTATGGAGCGCTGCTCATTTTTGACGAGGTGATGACCGGGTTCCGGGTGAACCGGGGCTGTGCCCAAGGGCTGTTCGGCATAGAGCCGGACCTGACCTGCTTCGGCAAAGTGATCGGTGGAGGTCTTCCGGTTGGTGCCTATGGCGGCAAAAGAGAGCTTATGGAGCAGATCGCTCCAACCGGACCGATCTATCAGGCGGGAACACTCAGCGGCAATCCGCTGGCGATGGCTGCAGGGCTAACTACGCTGAAGCTCCTGACGCCTGAAGTGTATGACCGCCTGGAATCCCTCGGGGCGCGGCTGGAAGCAGGGCTTCGGCGTAACGCGGCGGATACGGGGATTCCGCTGACCATCAACCGGGTGGGCTCCATGGTCTGCCCATTCTTCACCGAAGGTCCGGTGACCAATTATGATACGGCCAAAGCCAGCAACTTAAACCATTTCCGTGCGTATTTTGGTAAAATGCTTGATCAGGGCATCAGTGTCCCGCCCTCACAGTTTGAAGGCATGTTCGTCTCTGCCGCACACAGCGAGCAGGATATAGATGATACGCTGGAGGCCCATTACCAGGCCTTGAAATCCCTGTGA
- the cobA gene encoding uroporphyrinogen-III C-methyltransferase: MTGKVYLVGAGPGDAKLITVKGLECVQKADVLVYDRLASPRLLKWMKPGGQKIYVGKLPDRHTMKQEEINQLLVDLALEGKTVVRLKGGDPTIFGRVGEEAELLRRHGILYEIVPGVTSAISVPAYAGIPVTHRDMASSLSIITGHESPDKLDHSIHWDKVTNATGTLIFLMGVAKIGYISAQLIKHGRPPETPVALVRWGTRADQETLTGTLADIEAKVKAADFQSPAVIVVGEVVLQREQLMWAEALPLFGKRIVVTRARSQASELVNRIEELGGEPYEFPVIETRMPEGDRQRADIAAALAALEEYDYVFFTSVNGVEFFWRHLAELKVDVRRLHRACIGAVGPATAAALAQRGLMAEELPGHFQAEGLLEAFGPRLQPGQKVLLPRGDLAREWLADKLRELGLEVTEVDTYETVVTGEDDVELLKLLEEKRIHAVTFTSSSTVRNFISILRRMGLEDPLPLLAGVKIACIGPVTEQTAVEAGLTPGLLPGEATIEGLVQELCRWNESTRLR; this comes from the coding sequence ATGACGGGGAAGGTTTATCTGGTAGGTGCGGGGCCTGGGGACGCGAAGCTGATTACGGTCAAAGGGCTGGAATGTGTCCAAAAAGCGGATGTGCTGGTGTACGACCGGCTGGCCAGTCCGCGGCTGCTGAAATGGATGAAGCCCGGCGGGCAAAAAATATACGTGGGCAAGCTTCCGGACCGCCACACGATGAAGCAGGAGGAAATCAATCAGCTGCTTGTGGATTTGGCGCTGGAGGGCAAGACGGTAGTGCGTTTGAAGGGCGGGGACCCGACGATTTTTGGCCGTGTGGGTGAAGAAGCAGAACTGCTGCGCAGACATGGCATCTTATATGAGATTGTGCCGGGTGTAACTTCGGCGATCAGTGTTCCGGCGTATGCCGGCATTCCGGTGACGCACCGGGATATGGCCTCATCGCTATCGATCATTACAGGGCATGAAAGTCCCGATAAGCTCGATCATTCTATTCACTGGGATAAAGTGACGAACGCCACCGGGACGCTGATATTCCTTATGGGCGTGGCTAAGATCGGCTACATCAGCGCCCAGCTGATCAAGCATGGGCGGCCGCCGGAGACACCGGTGGCGCTGGTCCGCTGGGGAACCCGTGCGGATCAGGAGACGCTGACGGGCACGCTGGCCGACATTGAGGCGAAGGTGAAAGCGGCGGATTTCCAGTCGCCGGCGGTCATTGTCGTCGGCGAGGTCGTGCTCCAGCGCGAGCAGCTCATGTGGGCAGAAGCGCTGCCGCTGTTCGGCAAGCGCATTGTGGTTACACGGGCCCGCAGCCAGGCGAGCGAGCTGGTGAACCGGATTGAGGAACTCGGCGGCGAGCCGTACGAGTTCCCGGTCATTGAGACGCGAATGCCCGAAGGCGACAGGCAGAGGGCTGACATTGCCGCCGCGCTGGCGGCGCTGGAAGAATACGATTACGTATTCTTTACGAGCGTGAACGGCGTGGAGTTTTTTTGGCGTCACCTGGCGGAGCTGAAGGTGGACGTCCGCAGGCTGCACCGCGCCTGTATCGGCGCGGTGGGCCCGGCCACAGCCGCGGCGCTGGCGCAGCGCGGGCTGATGGCTGAGGAACTGCCTGGACATTTCCAGGCAGAAGGGCTGCTTGAAGCCTTCGGACCCAGGCTGCAGCCTGGCCAGAAGGTGCTGCTCCCGCGCGGCGACCTGGCGCGCGAGTGGCTGGCGGACAAGCTGCGGGAGCTTGGCCTTGAAGTGACCGAGGTGGATACCTATGAGACTGTGGTGACTGGTGAGGACGATGTGGAGCTGCTGAAGCTGCTGGAAGAAAAGCGGATTCATGCGGTGACTTTTACCAGTTCTTCGACGGTGCGCAACTTCATCAGCATTCTGCGGCGTATGGGGCTTGAAGATCCGCTTCCGCTGCTGGCGGGCGTCAAGATTGCCTGCATCGGTCCGGTGACCGAACAAACTGCTGTAGAGGCCGGGCTGACACCGGGACTTCTTCCCGGGGAAGCGACGATAGAAGGGCTGGTGCAGGAGCTGTGCCGCTGGAACGAAAGCACAAGGCTGAGATAG
- the hpt gene encoding hypoxanthine phosphoribosyltransferase, with protein MTELQNVLVHKDALQQRVRELGADISRDYAGKDLVLIGILKGAAVFMADLMREISFPVGIDFMAVSSYGTAATTSGAVIIKKDIDTDIRGRHILLVEDLIDTGLTLKHLKEHFLNSGALSVRICTILNKPSRRLADVEVEYSGIEIPDEFVVGYGLDYAEQYRNLPEVWVVKTGEAD; from the coding sequence ATGACAGAATTACAGAATGTGCTTGTTCATAAGGATGCTTTGCAGCAGAGAGTCCGGGAGCTGGGCGCGGATATTTCCCGTGATTACGCAGGCAAGGACCTGGTCCTCATCGGTATCCTTAAGGGAGCAGCCGTGTTCATGGCTGACCTGATGCGTGAAATCAGCTTCCCCGTAGGCATTGATTTCATGGCCGTCTCCAGCTACGGCACAGCGGCCACCACTTCAGGAGCGGTCATTATCAAAAAAGACATCGATACCGATATCCGCGGCCGCCATATCCTGCTTGTCGAGGATCTGATCGACACCGGCCTGACGCTGAAGCATCTGAAGGAGCATTTCCTGAACAGCGGCGCGCTCAGTGTGCGCATCTGCACCATACTCAACAAGCCTTCCCGCCGCCTCGCCGACGTAGAAGTTGAATATTCGGGCATCGAAATCCCCGACGAATTTGTCGTCGGATATGGCCTGGACTATGCCGAGCAATACCGGAACCTGCCGGAGGTGTGGGTGGTGAAGACGGGGGAAGCGGACTAA
- the hemC gene encoding hydroxymethylbilane synthase: MRKIIVGSRQSALALTQTGQVIAELEWLSGEHGFGFTFEVHKIVTKGDRILDVTLSKVGGKGLFVKEIEQAMLAREIDMAVHSMKDMPSELPEGLMNGAVPRRVDPRDCLISSGGLTLEELPQGARVGTSSLRRSSQLAALRPDLKIEPVRGNIDSRLRKLESGEFDAILLAVAGLSRMGWEDRVTAYLPPEVCLPAVGQGALGIECRADDDELRKLLALYNDEQTALTVAAERTFLGALNGGCQVPIGAFAVLDAEAAEPASPKLITLTGMVGTPDGSVVLKETCSGHDPVRLGAEVAQKLIARGAEQILADARG, encoded by the coding sequence ATGAGGAAGATTATAGTAGGCAGCAGACAAAGTGCGCTGGCGCTCACGCAGACGGGGCAAGTGATTGCGGAGCTGGAGTGGCTGAGTGGGGAGCATGGGTTTGGGTTTACTTTTGAGGTGCACAAGATTGTTACGAAGGGTGACCGGATTCTTGATGTAACGCTGTCCAAGGTGGGCGGCAAGGGATTGTTTGTGAAGGAAATTGAGCAGGCAATGCTGGCCCGTGAGATTGACATGGCTGTACATAGTATGAAGGATATGCCCTCCGAATTGCCGGAGGGCTTGATGAACGGTGCGGTTCCGAGGCGTGTGGACCCGCGGGACTGTCTGATTTCGAGCGGCGGACTTACGCTCGAAGAGCTGCCGCAAGGGGCGCGCGTAGGCACAAGCAGTCTGCGCCGCTCGAGTCAGCTTGCCGCGCTGCGGCCTGATCTGAAGATCGAGCCGGTGCGCGGCAATATCGACTCGCGGCTGCGCAAGCTGGAGAGCGGTGAATTTGACGCAATCCTGCTGGCGGTGGCAGGGTTATCGCGGATGGGCTGGGAGGACCGGGTGACGGCATATTTGCCGCCGGAGGTCTGCCTGCCCGCCGTGGGGCAAGGGGCGCTCGGGATCGAGTGCCGGGCTGATGACGACGAGCTGCGGAAGCTGCTGGCGTTATATAATGACGAGCAGACGGCGCTGACGGTGGCGGCGGAGCGGACTTTTCTCGGGGCGCTGAATGGCGGCTGCCAGGTGCCGATTGGCGCTTTTGCGGTACTGGACGCGGAAGCTGCGGAGCCTGCCTCCCCCAAGCTGATTACTTTGACAGGAATGGTGGGAACTCCGGACGGTTCGGTTGTACTGAAGGAAACCTGCAGTGGGCATGATCCGGTGCGGCTGGGTGCAGAGGTTGCGCAGAAACTTATTGCCAGAGGGGCAGAACAGATTTTGGCGGATGCAAGGGGATGA
- the hemB gene encoding porphobilinogen synthase — translation MGFPITRHRRLRGTAGIRGMVRETILNTLDFIQPIFVTYGTGVKNEISSMPGVYHFSLDTLKAEVDEIAALGIPAVLLFGIPETKDAVGSSAFAEDGIVQEATRLIKKWYPELLVVADTCLCEFTDHGHCGMVHTHTVDGVVHGDVINDASLDLLTRTAVSQARAGADIIAPSNMMDGFVHAIRAGLDENGFEHVPIMSYSVKYASAFYGPFREAADSAPQFGNRKTYQMDPANLREAIREADSDVLEGADMLMVKPALAYLDVIRTIRDQFDLPLVAYNVSGEYSMVKAAALQGWIDEKAVVLEMLTGMKRAGADIIITYFAKDAARWLRG, via the coding sequence ATGGGTTTTCCAATTACAAGACACCGCCGTTTGCGCGGGACAGCCGGAATCCGCGGCATGGTGCGGGAGACAATCCTGAATACGCTGGATTTCATCCAGCCGATATTTGTGACTTATGGAACAGGTGTAAAAAATGAAATCAGCTCCATGCCGGGGGTATACCATTTTTCGCTGGATACGCTGAAGGCGGAGGTAGACGAAATCGCAGCGCTGGGCATTCCGGCTGTACTGCTGTTCGGAATTCCCGAAACCAAGGATGCGGTCGGCTCCTCTGCCTTCGCTGAGGATGGCATCGTGCAGGAAGCCACTCGTTTGATCAAAAAATGGTACCCCGAGCTGCTCGTGGTTGCGGACACCTGTCTGTGTGAATTTACGGATCACGGCCATTGCGGGATGGTTCATACCCATACGGTGGACGGTGTCGTGCACGGCGATGTGATCAATGATGCTTCGCTGGACCTGTTGACCCGCACGGCGGTGTCGCAGGCCCGGGCGGGAGCGGATATTATCGCGCCATCGAATATGATGGACGGGTTCGTGCATGCGATCCGCGCCGGATTGGATGAGAACGGTTTTGAGCATGTGCCGATCATGTCGTATTCGGTAAAATATGCGTCGGCCTTCTACGGCCCGTTCCGTGAAGCCGCCGACTCCGCACCGCAGTTCGGAAACCGCAAAACCTACCAGATGGACCCCGCCAACCTGCGCGAAGCCATCCGTGAGGCGGATTCCGATGTGCTGGAAGGTGCGGATATGCTCATGGTAAAACCGGCGCTGGCCTATCTGGATGTCATCCGTACGATCCGCGACCAATTTGATCTGCCGCTGGTTGCCTATAATGTGAGCGGGGAATATTCGATGGTCAAGGCCGCAGCCCTGCAAGGCTGGATCGATGAAAAAGCTGTCGTGCTGGAGATGCTGACCGGGATGAAGCGCGCTGGTGCAGACATTATTATTACCTATTTTGCCAAAGATGCAGCCCGCTGGCTGCGCGGATAA
- the hemA gene encoding glutamyl-tRNA reductase, whose amino-acid sequence MHIVVVGLNYRTAPVEVREQFAFAEKDLPAALHQLMQTKSVLEGVVVATCNRTEIYVVVDRLHMCGYFIRSYMEQWFGVKSDVFAQHMYIYEDEQAIAHLFRVTCGLDSMVIGETQILGQVRSAFLTAQAEGVTGTWFNRLFKQAVTLGKRAHSETSIGESAVSVSYAAVELGKRIFGMFTGKRVLILGAGKMSELTVKHLYSSGAAEVIVANRTLARAAELAGKFSGKPSTIEHALQHLDEVDIVISSTGADGYVLTADQVADNMKRRPSRPLFMIDIAVPRDIDPAAASLPDVFLYDIDDLEGIVETNLEMRRSEAAKIEVMIEAELEDFQMWLKTLGVRPVIRALQDKSNGIYEDTMDSLFNKLPELDEHQRKVIRRLTKSIVNQMMHDPINVIKELSGGKQGNEALEYFTQIFALQEQLGSDPDGTSPAKPEREEAERPAASEFTLPKSVFAPAGLLGG is encoded by the coding sequence ATGCATATTGTCGTGGTTGGCCTGAATTACCGTACGGCGCCTGTAGAGGTCAGGGAACAGTTTGCTTTTGCCGAAAAGGATCTGCCTGCGGCGCTGCATCAGCTGATGCAGACCAAAAGTGTGCTGGAAGGCGTTGTCGTTGCCACCTGCAACCGGACGGAAATTTATGTGGTTGTGGACCGGCTGCATATGTGCGGGTATTTCATCCGCAGTTATATGGAGCAGTGGTTTGGAGTGAAAAGCGATGTATTTGCGCAGCATATGTATATATATGAAGACGAGCAGGCGATTGCCCACCTGTTCCGGGTAACCTGCGGTCTGGATTCGATGGTGATCGGCGAGACGCAGATCCTGGGGCAGGTGCGCAGTGCTTTTTTGACTGCCCAGGCGGAAGGCGTGACGGGCACCTGGTTCAACCGGCTGTTCAAGCAGGCGGTCACATTGGGCAAACGGGCGCACAGTGAAACGTCGATTGGCGAGAGTGCAGTGTCTGTCAGCTATGCGGCTGTGGAACTGGGCAAGCGGATTTTCGGCATGTTCACCGGCAAAAGAGTGCTGATTCTCGGCGCAGGCAAAATGAGCGAGCTGACGGTGAAGCATCTGTACAGCAGCGGTGCGGCTGAAGTGATTGTCGCCAACCGTACGCTGGCGCGGGCCGCAGAGCTGGCCGGGAAGTTCTCGGGCAAGCCAAGCACCATTGAGCACGCCCTGCAGCATCTCGACGAAGTGGATATTGTAATCAGCTCTACAGGTGCGGACGGCTATGTGCTGACAGCAGATCAAGTGGCCGATAACATGAAGCGCCGCCCGTCGCGGCCGCTGTTCATGATTGATATTGCCGTACCGCGTGACATTGATCCGGCGGCGGCAAGCTTGCCGGATGTGTTCCTGTATGACATTGACGATCTGGAAGGCATAGTGGAGACCAACCTGGAAATGCGCCGCAGCGAAGCCGCCAAGATTGAAGTCATGATTGAAGCGGAGCTGGAGGACTTCCAGATGTGGCTGAAGACGCTTGGTGTCCGGCCGGTCATCCGTGCGCTTCAGGACAAATCGAACGGGATTTATGAAGACACGATGGATAGCCTCTTTAACAAGCTGCCTGAACTGGACGAGCATCAGCGCAAGGTGATCCGCCGCCTGACCAAGAGTATTGTCAACCAGATGATGCATGATCCGATCAATGTGATCAAGGAGCTGTCCGGCGGCAAGCAGGGGAATGAAGCCCTGGAGTATTTCACACAAATCTTCGCGCTTCAGGAGCAGCTTGGCTCTGACCCTGACGGAACCAGCCCCGCGAAGCCGGAACGGGAGGAAGCTGAACGTCCCGCCGCCAGTGAGTTCACACTGCCGAAGTCGGTGTTCGCCCCGGCAGGCCTGCTGGGCGGGTGA
- a CDS encoding phosphoribosyltransferase, producing the protein MSASYARLSESISKAKNVRIYKDKDTAYDFKLYPFGERGTYIDPELISEITDSLAESITAQFPAFDYIVSPEPGGHTWGMLAAYKLMKPMNILRLSTELYDNYEVSIKRETAYNENYIYFDGFTAGDRVLLLDDVISSGATIRCIARQMARMGIELTGVQAILAKGDHYKQLQTDIGVPVRFLSKV; encoded by the coding sequence ATGAGCGCATCCTATGCAAGGCTCAGCGAATCCATCAGCAAAGCCAAAAATGTAAGAATTTATAAAGATAAGGACACTGCCTATGATTTCAAACTCTATCCCTTCGGTGAACGGGGCACCTATATCGATCCTGAGCTGATCAGCGAAATTACAGACAGCCTGGCTGAGAGCATCACCGCACAGTTCCCTGCTTTTGATTATATCGTATCTCCCGAGCCGGGTGGACATACCTGGGGTATGCTTGCCGCCTACAAGCTGATGAAGCCGATGAACATTCTGCGTCTCAGCACCGAATTATACGACAACTATGAAGTTAGCATTAAACGCGAGACGGCGTATAATGAGAACTATATTTATTTTGACGGTTTCACTGCCGGAGACCGGGTGCTCCTTCTGGATGATGTCATCAGCTCAGGCGCTACGATCCGCTGCATCGCCCGGCAGATGGCCCGCATGGGAATTGAGCTTACCGGCGTTCAGGCGATCCTGGCTAAAGGCGATCATTACAAACAGTTGCAAACGGACATTGGCGTCCCCGTACGATTCTTATCCAAAGTATAG
- the ccsA gene encoding cytochrome c biogenesis protein CcsA, with amino-acid sequence MQLLNGIYDAALLLYALSLLFVFSDCLKRSPGGKRLGTGLLVVVGILQAAGLAVRFSQEQGLPIFTPYDFLFWFSFIIVLTSLAVAYTRGGEFTILLLSMAGFSVFLLNRVWLTAEDHTLQSWSAVHGWLALHIILANLSFAALTLGTVFAIMYLFLHTRLKHKKWDDRIRRLPSLETMDKYSYTAILAGVPLLLASLVLAGMSIVAEGRTPLFQDTKVLTTLIGLAVYIIYILLKRSARRSGTSMARWAIAGYGFIILNFLLNSWSEFHGWGS; translated from the coding sequence ATGCAACTGCTGAACGGAATATATGATGCCGCTCTGCTGCTATATGCCCTGAGCCTGCTGTTTGTTTTCTCGGATTGCCTTAAGCGGAGTCCGGGCGGGAAGCGGCTGGGCACAGGGCTTCTTGTTGTTGTCGGGATTTTGCAGGCTGCCGGGCTTGCGGTGCGCTTCTCCCAGGAGCAGGGATTGCCGATTTTTACGCCTTATGACTTCCTGTTCTGGTTCTCCTTCATCATTGTGCTGACCTCGCTTGCGGTTGCCTATACCCGCGGTGGAGAATTTACGATTCTGCTGCTCAGCATGGCAGGCTTCAGCGTTTTCCTGCTGAACCGGGTCTGGCTGACCGCCGAAGATCATACACTGCAGAGCTGGAGTGCGGTGCACGGATGGCTGGCGCTGCATATTATTTTGGCCAACCTGAGCTTTGCCGCACTGACACTGGGGACGGTGTTTGCGATAATGTATCTGTTCCTGCATACCCGGCTAAAGCACAAAAAATGGGATGACCGCATCCGCCGCCTGCCCAGTCTGGAGACGATGGACAAATACTCGTATACGGCAATTCTGGCCGGAGTTCCGCTGTTGCTGGCTTCGCTGGTGCTGGCCGGAATGTCGATTGTCGCTGAAGGGCGCACGCCGCTGTTCCAGGATACGAAGGTATTGACCACGCTGATCGGGCTTGCGGTATACATTATCTATATCCTCCTCAAGCGCTCCGCCCGCCGCAGCGGCACCTCCATGGCCCGCTGGGCCATTGCCGGCTATGGTTTTATTATCCTGAACTTCCTGCTGAACTCCTGGTCCGAGTTTCATGGCTGGGGTAGTTAG